From the Papaver somniferum cultivar HN1 chromosome 2, ASM357369v1, whole genome shotgun sequence genome, the window CTAATCATGTatgccacatcacctactcagaactcaaTACCGCCTACCCAAGGTCTGCACGAAGCtgcgcatcaacaaccacatcaGTTGACAAAGTCAGATTCGGTATTTcaagatttccaatttcctatggaaggggtgcatgggaTTCCAGAAGTTTGGATACGATACATGTTTATCAAGTGCGACTCCCGCCCATTGATTAACAAATGACGGATCCAGAAGATTGTCGCTTTCGTCAactcgtcaaccaccttaccagcaaatgcaatggaagtacatctttcaggagaaaataagttcaagataattacacctggggactgccagcaccggatgccttcacgtccctcaaccataTTATTTCTGATAccagcatcatcactgtcaaagatttacgagccgcaggaatttctcaacatgaagtcgtacatgtgcatcaaagactccaaaagtacgccgcagagatattttcacatatctggccacgccatcggatctagtaCGCATCTACACCTCCTTACAAGACCGCATTGTATTTCCAATCCGACTCAAAAATACAGCTCTAGCAACTAAAcataagtgtaactggggactgctcattgcaTCCCTttccatacaacaatccaagattcagaagatggttcaaaggatgtcgattggaacgaagtccttgaagacttgatagcagcacgtcggcaacggaATGCCTCTCATATTGTCTACTTCACTCAACGACTCCGGAAGATTTTTCCCATACAAGTATTCCAAACATATCGTCATCGTAATCAGAAGGGCAAGAGTAGTCCTATGAGCTAAAGAGTCAAAATAAATACAATTTCGTTCCGGTCAATTCCCAGGAGTTTAAAGAACACTTTAATTGTGACTCGGCAGTCCAGACACCAAACAACTTAAAGTTAAGGCCTCTTGCAattgagcgcaatggagtttggcaaattttgaaatctactggAGAGGCTAGACACTCATTTTTCTGGAGACAGAACCTCATTACACATtccggagaagatcgatggtacagcTTCTACTCCCTCTGGTCCAGGAAAAAGAACCGTCACATGATTAAGATGAGTCCTAACAGTGGTATAGGACActtcgaagaagtcatcatctatAGTTGGCGTGTCTTTGGAGTCATTAATGCTTCATGGCTTAGCAGCGGGAAtatctccaggtgacatcttatccaaaaaaaaaaaatgctcctagttactgttgggtggctacatgtgcaaaatagaaaagagcacctaccttgagttctccttgcTCGCATTGCGGCTGATCATaattattggagattgctttgttgccgttGACGCTCTCTCTACCGCCgttaacaaagaaagtcattcacaccgagatAAATGTTCAAATTTGATCAACTACTCGTGAATATTACACTCACATCTAAATGTTCTAAATTTTACTTGTAATTACCcacaagggtataattgtaacACTTAAAAATTCTCTTCTCTCTTctttgccttaagaattgtgcaaactacaactatgTCATCTAATTTAGGACGGAAGAGTATATAAAAATGAGCCTGCAAGAAATGGATCCCAATGGAGACCAACGGATTGCAGACATATAGAAACCATTGGTCTCGGCTGTGCCGTGGGAAAGTGCACTATGTCGAACTACCCTGCTCGCCCATCCTTCATAAAACAGGTTTTGGCAGTCAAAAGTGTTGTCCTCTACGACATTTTCTCTAACATTCTCCACAAAATTCCTTAAATGTTGTACTTGCAAAGCAAGCAAGCCTGGATTCactccaaaaaataaaaagatctcATTAGACGGTTATAGAAGTTGCCCAATATCTCCATAGTCCAAAGTCCAATCTGTCAAAACCCTACTGAATAGAAATTCCGATCCTTCCCTCTATATATTGAGAGAGTTATACGCTCTATTTCTTACCGAGCGGTgaagaaaactcaagaaaaaaacAGCCGAAGAAATTTCAGGCGTAGGAGAAGAAGAGGAACGCAAATTAGTGGACTCGACGATTCGCAGCGTGAGTTTCCCAGTTTTGATTAATTTTACTCTTGTCATTTATTTATTTCTGTCTTGATTTTGTTATTAATCTAGGGTTTCCTCAATGTgtttgtttattaggtttttgTTTGTCAAACCATGGGGGACAAAAACAAATCACTATTAATATTAAAACAGAGAAATCAAtcttcaaagaagaagataatgatTTTGTACCGGAGAAGGGGTTTTATCAACCAagtggtgatgatgatggtgatgaatcATGGGAAGCTTATCTAGCCTTAATAACTTTACTTGATGGTCAATTAAACGGATTACCAAGAAACCATGTTATGTGGTGTAGCTGATGAAGTTTTAGCAATTATGAAATCCAATGACCAAATCTTAATGACTTCTAATATCAAGAAGAAACTAGAGATTGAGAAACTAATAGGACAGGTCCCTGTATCTTTTTTTTAACCAACTTCTTATGATTAGTGATAAAATCAAGGATTTCAACAAACATCATTATAAATTTGTCTCTAATCTTGAGAAACAGCAGAATGTTGTTAATGatgctgatgatgatgttgagtttTATCAGCCGAAGAATGAAGATACTTGGTATGCTTATAACATGTTGATTGCAGAGATTGTGCAACATGTTGATGACAAAGTAGCTGCTCATAAAGTGATATTAGGTGTTGTTGCTGATCGGATCCTGTCAGCTTTGAGTAATGAGGAGAATTCAAATTGGCTTAAGAAAACCATCATTGAGGGCAACTTAGGGCCTATTTCCTGGGAAACTTTTGATCAATTAGTGTTCATTAGTAAGCTTATTCATGACTACCATTCAATCCCTGACATGAAGACAGAAGAGCCGGCGTACCGATTATCATTACCAAGTACCAGTGGTACTAGTACAAGTGTTGATGATGATAAACATGTTGATCTTAAGCCGGTAGTGTTTATTGGACCTAAGCCTAAACTAGAATTGCTGAATGAGGAAGAGGTTGAATATGAATATATTGGTGAAGACGGCGATGACGAACATGAGGAggaggaaagaattgtggaagATGCTGACTGCCATCAGGTTAAACAGGAAGAAGTTGTGGCAAAAGAGCAGTCGAATGTTAAAAGGCTGAAGAGGTCTGGGCTTAAACTATCATTCCTGGATGAGGAAGAGGAAAatttttttgattcaaatgaGGAAATTGAACAAGAGAATTTTGGTGGCGACAAAGCAGACCAACGGGAGGCTTCGAGTGAAAGAACTGTCAAAGATGCTGGCTGCCATCATgtcaaagaggaagaagatgtgcCAAAATAACAATTCAAAGTTGCAAGTCCAAAGAGGACTGCAGAAGATTGCGAAAGTAGTGAGGATCCAGAATCATGTCAAGTAAAAAAGAAGAAGCTGAAAGTTGTATTTTGTAATCTAGAGTTGTCTAGATTAGTTTAGAGGAGTATAGAGAATTCTACACAGTGTTGTTGGAGTTAGGTAGTTTGAATAGTTTAGAAGTTTCTAGAGTTAGCTTAGTCCAGAGATTTCTATAATGTGAACAGTTGTGTAATTGGTAATGTGGTTTACAAGTGTTCTCTAGAAGTATCTAGAGGTTGTCAGGTCAGTCTTGTAGTGCCTATAAATAGGCAGTGATACATTCATTTGTAATCGTAACGAAGCAAGAAGTTAATAATAATAAGTTGAGTTTTGTAAGAGTTAGTGTTGCTTCCTAGGAGCTCTATACGAGCAACATAACCATGCTCGTATATCTCCGaagtttctatatccaaaattccaaCATGGTATCAGAACGGAGGTTCGATTCGTATGGGACGTCAAAGTCGTCTGTGCAAATTGAAATCGTTTATGGAGTCCGAAAGGAGATGAGAGGATGAAAGGTACGAGTCTCAACTATGTGCAGTTTGAGTTTTTGAGTTTTGGATGTTTGTTTTAGACCCCCATATGAATGCTATCACCCATGTCTACGATAAAAAGAGAATTgtgagaaagaagaagatgttgctcgTGACAAGACccaagttagtttatagtagttTGGAGTTTTGAAGATATGAAAGTGTCTCCATCAAATGAGAgttagaaagaaaaagagaagttgTAGGGAGTGCaaagaaaaatgcactttcgaaCATGGCATGAGAAATCCATGTTGTCACGAGATACTAATCCTCTACTCGTGATGAAAGTAGCCGAGTGAAGGCTAAAGGAAAGTCGAGTGAAGGCTAAGGGAAGGCCGTGTAAAGGCCGAGACAGTGGGAACGCACCCACTGAGAGGCTAGCAGAAAGGGTAGGCTAGCTTGAAGAAAAGAGGATAGAAGACGAGCTATGGAGACATCACGAGAAGCTGAGGCATGTCGACGCGAAAAAATGTCGGACATGAAAGAAAGGAAAATTAGAGTACGAGCATGAGAAGTGAAAAATGAACGAGAAATTGGGAGAAGATCCAACTACGAAATGGAGATTACAAATTAGGAGGGGATGTTGGAAATTGTATTTTGTAATCTAGAGTTGTCTAGATTAGTTTAGAGGAGTGTAGAGAATTCTACACAGTGATGGTTGTGGAGTTAGGTAGTTTGAATAGTTTAGAAGTTTCTAGAGTTAGCTACAGTAACTCAAGTATAGAAAAGTCTAGAGTTAGCTTAGTCCAGAGAGTTCTATAATGTGAACAGTTGTGTAATTGGTAATGTGGTTTACAAGTGTTCTCTAGAAGTATCTAGAGGTTGTCAGGTCAGTCTTATAGTGCCTATAAATAGGCAGTGATACATTCATTTGTAATCGTAACGAAGCAAGAAGTTAATAATAAGAAGTTGAGTTGTGTAAGAGTTAGTGTTGCTTCCTAGGAGCTCTATACGAGCAACATAACCATGCTCGTATATCTCCGaagtttctatatccaaaattccaaCAAAAGTAGCTGCTCATAAAGTGATATTAGGTGTTGTTGCTGATGGGATCCTGTCAGCTTTGAGTAATGAGGAGAATTCAAATTGGCTTAAGAAAACCATCATTGAGGGCAACTTAGGGCCTATTTCCTGAGAAACTTTTGATCAATTAGTGTTCATTAGTAAGCTTATTCATGACTACCATTCAATCCCTGACATGAAGACAGAAGAGCCGGCGTACCGATTATCATTACCAAGTACCAGTGGTACTAGTACAAGTGTTGATGATGATAAACATGTTGATCTTAAGCCGGTAGTGTTTATTGGACCTAAGCCTAAACTAGAATTGCTGAATGAGGAAGAGGTTGAATATGAATATATTGGTGAAGATGGAACTAAGCCTAAACTAGAATTGCTGAGTGAGGAAGAGGTTGAATATGAATATATTGGTGAAGACGGCGATGACGAACATGAGGAggaggaaagaattgtggaagATGCTGACTGCCATCAGGTTAAACAGGAAGAAGTTGTGGCAAAAGAGCAGTCGAATGTTAAAAGGCTGAAGAGGTCTGGGCTTAAACTATCATTCCTGGATGAGGAAGAGGAAAttttttttgattcaaatgaGGAAATTGAACAAGAGAATTTTGGTGGCGACAAAGCAGACCAACGGGAGGCTTCGATTGAAAGAACTTTCAAAGATGCTGGCTGCCATCATGTCAAAGAGGAAGAAGAGGTGCCAAAAGAACAATTCAAAGTTGCAAGTCCAAAGAGGACTGCGGAAGATTGCGAAAGTAGTGAGGATCCAGAGTCATGtcaaggaaaaaagaagaagaagctgaaagtTATGTCCCTGAGATAATATCGACTAAAGCAGTAATATGGAGATTGAGCTAGATAATATACTGTTTTTTTTAGGATGATTTCATTTTAGTGGCATAGACATGAACTGTGTCAGTAATATTTTTGTCAGTTTGGATTAATCTAGTCTAGATTAAACGATTTAATTCTTCTATTTGCAGTCAGTCAATGTTTTGAAGCGCATTAGTTGGATTCTTTCGTAccacatgatcatttttttaatttctaattttGGACCAATCGAGATGTTTTTTTATGTCAACAGAATGAGAAAGTCATGAATAAGAATAACCATTCAGAGAGTGAACAAAAAAAAAGTCTCCAGGACCGCCAACTTGACCATATCCTAACTTAAAAGTCACCATCGAATTTTTTTATGTCAATTTTCCCATGTAAATGCATCATTCATGATGCTTTGCAAAATGATTATGCATTAAATTTAAAAGTCACCATcgaatttttcataaaaatattgaattttatattgttgtttgtattcATTGTGTAGATTTTTTAAAATTCTTTCCAATAACATAAAATTTGTGAAATTTCAAGGCACAGATTTTTCGATATATTATATTAAAGCTTGGTTTCCAATTATACTCCTGAAGAAATAGGATGCATAAAGAGTTATGATAATTAGACTAAAAAGGGAACATTTTAGATTTTTCATGTCCCAAAACTACCACcaaatttccaatctttttatcaaattgaacATTTGTGTTAATCtacattttataaaaaaaaattgatcataGAAGGGACTCCCTCCCTAGGAGCCTCCGAGCAAATGATCATTTGATATCATGGCGTACTCTCGACGTTCCATTTCTAAACGTATGCGTGGGTCATAGGGCTTTCCAATATCAACTCTATTAAAGAAGGAATCGaaatagccaaaaaaaaaaaaaaaaaaagaatccatCACAACTTCAATAACTAGGTCTGGTTTGGCTAGAGATGCCTAGAAATTGCCCCCCACCACATTCATTGTTATCTGCTAAGACTATAGAGTCCAGTTTCCATAAGAAACTATAGTGTCATTTTGATAAGCTAAAAAGTGCAAGCAGCTTAACCTCCAcggtaaaaaaagaaagaagtaaaAATCATCACCAAATAAAATTCCAGCCGCACGATGAGAGAAGTAAAAAAAACGGCACCACACGATATTTGATGTGGTATGGTTAAATATCTTAATCTTGAGGGCCAAGTCTTATTAataagtaaaattagggttttcatttgCATATAATATCTTTGTGTTGTTTTATAAGTTTTACCTCTAGTgtaaaaaaatccaaaaccaaaaagaaaaagaaaccgaaACAGAAGAAGTCTTCGTCAATTGGCAATTACCAAGTAGTTTAGAAGAGAATTTCTGGGAAGTCGTTACGTCGTTTGGAAGAAGAATCGAACACAAGTAAGTTTCTCTAAAACCTGATTTTCTTTTCTAGGGTTCTTTaagtactctgttttttttagggtttttttcctTGATTAATTACGTTTTTCTTGATTGATTGATCAAAGTTTCAATCTTTTTATCGATTTTTATGAatatattatatatgtatcagTTGTTGATGAACATAtatattggttgttgattattaTTGAAGAAAAATCTGTTCTGTTTTTCTCTGTTTTATACTCTGTTTATTtttggggtttttttttttttagtaaagaTGGAGGTGGAGATGAGTACGGGAAGATATGATGGAATTCCTTTTGTTCCTGAAAAAGGGTTCTATCAACCTAGTTCAGAGAGCACTCGAGAAGCGTATCAGGCGTTAACTTCAGTGATCGAGTGCTATATGAACGGCCGAGTTCCTCCTCATGTTCTCGTCAGTGCATCAGATGAAGTTTTGTATGTTCTTAAAAGTGATGTCAATTTTGGATATGAGAAGAAACAAGAGATTGAGAAATTGATTGGGTTGATTTCCCTCGATACTTTTCAGCAATTGGTTGCCATCGCAAATTGGATTACTGATTATTCCAATCCTCGTCCTGCTTATAAGAACAGTTATTATAATCCTGGAGATTTGTCAGGGTTGTTTTACAGACCAAGTAACGAAGCTAACTGGAGATCATATAATCTGTTTCTTGATGCTTTTAAGCAACTTATCGGTGATCAGCCTGATATGGTTTTACGTGTCGCTGCTGACAGTTCTCTTCTCGTGTTGAAGAATGTTGATACCCCAACAGAGTACCGAAAACATGTCATTGAATCAGAATTAGGGCCTGCATCGAGGAATTGGTTTGATCATTTGAGTTCACTTGCGAATTTGATCACTGATTACCCACCATTACCATCTCCTTGTTGGGAAACAACTCCTAATTGGGAAATCACTCATTCCAGACCTGCTACTGAATTTTACCCTCATGAGTTTCCCTCGGAGAAGAAGGAAGCGGAAAGGATTGCCATATTTGCACCTGAAGATTATTCTGATAATGTCAAGTTTGATTTTGAAGATGATGTAatggctagtgattcttcttctgaggaggaggaggatgagaaGGTGGTAGGGTCACCATATGATCCAAGGGCCAGCAATGATTCTGATGATCAAGGCACTGTACGGGGATGGATGGAAGATTTGGCTGATGATGATTTTCAAGAAGTGAAAGTTGGAATGAAGAATCTGAGGGTTGAGAGAGAAGGTAGCAGCAGCGGAGATGATGAGTGTGAGAGAGTCACAGTCGGAGAAGCATACCTGACGTCAGAGAGTTGCAGTGATGAAGAGTATCAAAAGGTCAAAGTGGGGGTCCGTAATCTGACGGTCGGAGAGAACAGTGATGAAGAATGGTTAGTCGTTTAATGGTGCGGATGATATTGAAGCAGGTTAATGCGATAGGTTAGTGGGGAGTACAAAAAAAAGACTTGAATTTTCTTAGTGGTTTCTTCTGTTTGGTTATCAGTTATCAATCTATGTAGTTAATTGGAACCTACTTTGCTTTCATTGATTAGGTATGTCAGTCAGAATGACTGAACTCTTCGTTTGTTGAAATCGTTTAGACTTTTGCATGACTTTTggggttaaatttttttttttataaataatggATTATTATTCTTGTCTTTTGGATATAGTGGATTCCTAGACTAGAAAGAAGGTCTTTTTGCTATGTAAATTCTTGCTTTAATGTTTTTTTATCCACTCATCTTCTTTTCTTAAATGTATATTCATGCATGAGCATCTAGGTTTATGATATAGTATTCAATTAGGATGCTACCAAGATTAGATAATGAAAGCAAAATGTTTACTATAATTATCATTTTTTGAATAAGTAAATCTGTTTTGAAAAAGCAAATGTGAGAATAAGTCAATCTTGGTCATGCATATGCTTAAAGACATAAACTGACAGAAAATGATGCTGATGCTTACAGGAAGAGAGATTTTATAACTTGTGTCATGACTTAAAATGCAAACCGGCCTTGGTTGCTTCATGATTCAATTAGGAATGAGGATGCTAGTATAGTTTTAAGAGATTATGTTAGATACTTACGGTGCAATGAGTTACTTGATCATGTCATGTTAGTTTTGAAAAAGTAAATGTGACTCTTAGGGAGAACCTTTTGAATAAGTCTTGAACATACTGCACAATCCTGGTCATGCATTTCACATTCTTTGACGCAAAACACCAGGTATTGGATGAATGTAGACATAAAAACTAAGAGAGGGTGATGCTTAATTACATGAAGAGATTTTTTATTACTTGTGTCATGCCTTGAAATGCAAACCGGCCCTCATCCTAAAGATTAAAATTTGTTCCTATGTTCACCATATGGTATTGATTGCTATAGATTCTCGGTTCTTGTCATTTAACTAAATAACATTCTATACTGCCGAGTGATCCCCTGATGAGGTTACAGTTATTCCAAGAACTCAAAACTGGTAATGTTTTAAGGTCAGGTGTGTAGATTGCAATAGGATTTTTCTTGTTATCGCAGCTATTGTAACCTCTGTGGGTGTAATATGTTGCACTATTCTGGCGCCAACTAGAACGTTTGGACTAAGCGAGACGAAACAACTAGTACTTGCAGATGCTAGGTAGTTACAAAGAAAATTATTGGGAGCATTTCTTAAATACCTCTTATTTTACCTTCTTTTATGTTATTTTCAATTCGCCACAAAACAGTCTCACCAGTTACCATATATTCTCTGTCTGTTTGATTTAAAAACCCCTCATGAACTGCATTTCTTTCATCAAGTTAAACTCAACATACAAAAACTACAAAAAGAACTGAAAAACAAAAGTACAAGAGTATATATGACATAAATATATATTTCACGGATACATATTAGTAACCATCCATCACTTATTTTCCACCCAATTGGACCCTTATAGATTAAGTCATGTATGAATGAATTATGtatgagaaagaagaagaagaagacattttTTGCATATAATTTATTGATCGTTTCCTtccatttccatcttctttttcatcttcctCTCTCTATGACGATTC encodes:
- the LOC113350639 gene encoding uncharacterized protein LOC113350639, which translates into the protein MLCGVADEVLAIMKSNDQILMTSNIKKKLEIEKLIGQQNVVNDADDDVEFYQPKNEDTWYAYNMLIAEIVQHVDDKVAAHKVILGVVADRILSALSNEENSNWLKKTIIEGNLGPISWETFDQLVFISKLIHDYHSIPDMKTEEPAYRLSLPSTSGTSTSVDDDKHVDLKPVVFIGPKPKLELLNEEEVEYEYIGEDGPKPKLELLNEEEVEYEYIGEDGTKPKLELLSEEEVEYEYIGEDGDDEHEEEERIVEDADCHQVKQEEVVAKEQSNVKRLKRSGLKLSFLDEEEEIFFDSNEEIEQENFGGDKADQREASIERTFKDAGCHHVKEEEEVPKEQFKVASPKRTAEDCESSEDPESCQGKKKKKLKVMSLR
- the LOC113346864 gene encoding uncharacterized protein LOC113346864, producing the protein MEVEMSTGRYDGIPFVPEKGFYQPSSESTREAYQALTSVIECYMNGRVPPHVLVSASDEVLYVLKSDVNFGYEKKQEIEKLIGLISLDTFQQLVAIANWITDYSNPRPAYKNSYYNPGDLSGLFYRPSNEANWRSYNLFLDAFKQLIGDQPDMVLRVAADSSLLVLKNVDTPTEYRKHVIESELGPASRNWFDHLSSLANLITDYPPLPSPCWETTPNWEITHSRPATEFYPHEFPSEKKEAERIAIFAPEDYSDNVKFDFEDDVMASDSSSEEEEDEKVVGSPYDPRASNDSDDQGTVRGWMEDLADDDFQEVKVGMKNLRVEREGSSSGDDECERVTVGEAYLTSESCSDEEYQKVKVGVRNLTVGENSDEEWLVV